A stretch of the Dichotomicrobium thermohalophilum genome encodes the following:
- a CDS encoding sarcosine oxidase subunit delta, which yields MFIIECPYCGPRDQSEFSYGGQAHISRPTNSEALSDQEWAEFVFIRDNPKGLFAERWNHAAGCRKFFNCLRDTATDKIYAIYKMGETPPQIDAPELKTPSGEPAFGSGNDGTKVAVDQTAGKESA from the coding sequence ATGTTCATCATCGAATGCCCGTACTGCGGCCCGCGCGATCAAAGCGAATTCTCCTACGGCGGCCAGGCGCATATCTCGCGGCCGACCAATAGCGAAGCGTTGAGTGATCAGGAATGGGCGGAGTTCGTGTTCATCCGGGACAACCCCAAGGGCCTGTTCGCCGAGCGCTGGAACCACGCTGCAGGCTGCCGCAAGTTTTTCAACTGCCTGCGCGACACGGCTACGGACAAGATTTACGCCATCTACAAGATGGGCGAGACGCCACCGCAGATCGACGCGCCGGAACTGAAGACACCATCGGGTGAGCCGGCCTTCGGCTCCGGCAACGACGGGACGAAGGTCGCGGTGGACCAGACCGCCGGAAAGGAAAGCGCATGA